From one Rhodamnia argentea isolate NSW1041297 chromosome 1, ASM2092103v1, whole genome shotgun sequence genomic stretch:
- the LOC115731403 gene encoding disease resistance-like protein DSC1, translating into MRRLRVLIMINVHTYFQGPICLPNGLRWFEWPECPGIPEFSSGPKKLVGLDLHKSNIRVVREQFKDFKMLKSINFSECQSLECMPNLNCTPNLEELDLHGCKNLKHADESLAHHNRLRLLNLSGCSELYDFPDVLQSKNLELLNLNHCSRLERFPNIPDKIKSMRGLYLIGTSIEELPKSIENLVTLEEMDLRYCKKLAILPSSIYRLPNLEMLMLEGCSKLVKFPKEEEPSDSHMTMGFRKLYVLNLRGCNLSELDFLENHSSFQFLRALYLLGNNITNLPTCELLHNLLWFDVSYCQQLQEIPQSSGQLSHLWSIGCESVSRFAPDNVTLEVNFPPTNGN; encoded by the exons ATGAGAAGGTTGAGGGTGCTCATCATGATTAATGTGCATACCTATTTTCAAGGTCCTATCTGCCTTCCTAATGGACTAAGATGGTTTGAATGGCCCGAATGCCCTGGGATTCCTGAATTTTCCTCTGGTCCAAAGAAATTAGTTGGACTTGATCTGCACAAAAGCAACATCCGAGTTGTGAGGGAGCAATTTAAG GACTTTAAAATGTTGAAGTCCATAAACTTTAGTGAATGCCAATCGCTGGAATGTATGCCGAACCTCAATTGTACTCCAAACCTTGAGGAGTTGGATCTCCATGGGTGCAAAAACTTGAAGCATGCCGACGAATCACTTGCACATCATAACAGGTTACGGTTATTGAATTTAAGTGGGTGCTCTGAACTTTATGATTTTCCGGATGTGCTCCAATCCAAGAATCTGGAACTTCTCAATCTTAATCATTGCTCAAGATTGGAAAGGTTCCCTAATATTCCAGATAAAATCAAAAGCATGCGAGGACTTTATTTAATAGGaacttcaattgaggaacttccCAAGTCCATAGAAAATCTTGTCACTTTGGAGGAAATGGATTTAAGATATTGCAAGAAACTGGCAATCCTCCCATCTAGCATTTACAGGTTGCCAAATCTCGAAATGTTGATGCTTGAAGGCTGCTCAAAACTAGTCAAGTttccaaaggaggaggagccgagTGATTCCCATATGACGATGGGATTTCGTAAGTTATATGTTTTAAACCTTCGTGGATGCAATCTATCAGAATTGGACTTCTTGGAGAATCATTCTAGCTTTCAGTTCTTAAGAGCTTTGTATTTGCTGGGAAACAATATTACCAACCTTCCTACATGCGAGCTACTACATAATTTGCTCTGGTTCGATGTTTCGTACTGCCAACAACTGCAAGAGATCCCCCAGAGTTCAGGGCAATTAAGTCATCTATGGTCAATTGGTTGCGAATCTGTGAGTAGATTTGCCCCCGACAATGTGACGTTGGAGGTAAATTTCCCCCCGACAAATGGCAATTGA
- the LOC115728705 gene encoding disease resistance protein Roq1-like yields the protein MAAASSSSSSQTRKGCQVFLSFRGADVRNSFLSHLYKDLDRSGIYTYIDSEELRMGEEISSTLMKAIEESRIAIVVFSEDYASSTWCLEEVAKIMDCKVKNDLIVFPVFYKMEPREVRTPRDEQSYAKAMADHEKKFGKDSEKVKIWKKALFDAANLSGREFTVKENVPEARLIQEIVAETMTQLARAPLDVAEFPTGIDSRAEEVKAKLKLQSKDDVLMVGLCGQGGIGKTTLAKAIYNAIFRDFQGSCFLERVRENSKNLDGLVHLQEQLLSQVLLGKNIERVFGVDRGRQLIEERLCKKRVLVILDDVDNSDQLSALARSCEWFGKGSRIIVTTRDTQVLTSQGLPHHPYPVKVLNDDEALKLFRNYAFRGNQETEISSTSVDGVLKYAQCLPLALKVLGSFLCHRGESEWQDTLEQLAKIPKKEISEVLKVSYDGLEGNEKEIFLDIVCYFKGRSTKYIKKVLNSCGFNTTIGVRILIERSLISEEGETLQMHDSIQSMGMEIVREGCHNDPGKYSRLWLQEDVFEVISREEGTEHAEAIFLELQEPEEAYFSPEAFKKMQKLRLLVLVNVDKDNSSPDSIHLPKALMWCQWPNCPLVPEFSKGPKKLVGLDMRKSKIKVPEQFKDFKKLKFINYSECESLIHMPDLKCIPDLEELDLHGCKNLEHAHESLADHNNLQLLNLSGCSKLHDFPKMLRSKKLQLLNLNLCSKLESFPEIPDKMEGLRGLYLIGTSIEKLPKSIENLVSLEEMDLRYCTKLRILPSSIYRFQNLERLILEGCSGLVEFPKNGEDPKDPHTKTGFPKLYVLNLRGCNLSKVDFLESSCFPVLRALYLLGNNFATLPTCGQLHNLLWLDVSHTQQLQEIPKMPGQLPRLYAIGCESLSKFPPDTFEVQGISSQNRLPSYSTSRRDASIFAP from the exons atggctgctgcttcttcttcttcttcttcccagaCCAGAAAGGGTTGCCAAGTCTTTCTGAGTTTCAGAGGCGCTGACGTCCGCAACAGCTTCCTCAGCCATCTCTACAAAGATCTTGACCGGTCAGGCATATACACTTACATTGACAGCGAAGAACTGAGGATGGGAGAGGAGATATCATCCACGCTTATGAAGGCGATCGAGGAGTCGCGGATTGCCATTGTTGTTTTCTCTGAAGACTATGCTTCCTCGACATGGTGTTTGGAAGAGGTGGCGAAAATCATGGACTGCAAGGTGAAGAATGACCTGATTGTGTTTCCGGTGTTTTACAAGATGGAACCCAGAGAAGTGAGAACACCGAGAGACGAGCAGAGTTATGCAAAAGCTATGGCTGACCATGAGAAAAAGTTCGGGAAGGATTCAGAGAAAGTGAAGAtatggaagaaagctcttttcGACGCTGCTAACCTGTCTGGGCGAGAGTTTACCGTGAAGGAAAATGT ACCTGAAGCAAGGCTTATTCAAGAGATCGTAGCAGAGACCATGACTCAACTAGCCCGAGCACCACTAGATGTAGCCGAGTTTCCGACTGGGATAGATTCCCGAGCAGAAGAGGTTAaagcaaaattaaaattacaGTCCAAGGATGATGTTCTTATGGTAGGATTATGTGGACAAGGAGGGATAGGGAAGACAACCCTTGCTAAAGCCATCTATAATGCTATTTTTAGAGACTTCCAAGGTTCTTGTTTCTTAGAACGTGtcagagaaaattccaaaaatctcGATGGTTTGGTTCATTTGCAAGAACAATTGCTATCGCAAGTATTACTGGGGAAGAATATAGAAAGAGTCTTTGGCGTTGATAGAGGACGTCAATTGATTGAAGAAAGACTATGTAAAAAGAGAGTCCTTGTTATTCTTGATGATGTCGATAATTCAGACCAGTTAAGTGCTTTAGCCCGAAGTTGTGAGTGGTTTGGTAAAGGAAGTAGGATAATTGTTACAACAAGAGATACGCAGGTGCTAACTTCTCAAGGGTTACCGCATCACCCGTATCCTGTTAAAGTTCTCAACGATGATGAAGCTCTTAAACTTTTTAGGAATTATGCTTTTCGAGGAAATCAAGAAACAGAAATAAGCAGCACATCGGTTGATGGGGTTTTGAAGTATGCCCAATGCCTTCCTTTAGCTCTTAAGGTGTTGGGTTCTTTCTTGTGTCATAGAGGAGAATCTGAATGGCAAGATACCCTCGAACAACTTGCCAAAATTCCTAAGAAAGAAATCAGTGAAGTGTTAAAGGTAAGTTATGATGGATTGGAAGGCAATGAAAAGGAGATTTTTCTTGACATTGTCTGTTACTTCAAAGGGCGAAGTACAAAGTACATTAAGAAAGTTCTTAATAGTTGCGGCTTTAACACAACTATTGGGGTACGAATTCTCATTGAGCGCTCCTTGATTAGTGAAGAGGGAGAGACCCTACAAATGCATGACTCAATACAATCAATGGGCATGGAAATTGTACGAGAAGGATGTCATAATGATCCTGGAAAATACAGTAGATTATGGCTTCAGGAGGATGTTTTTGAGGTTATATCAAGAGAAGAG GGAACAGAGCATGCAGAAGCCATATTTCTAGAGCTACAAGAGCCAGAAGAGGCATATTTTAGCCCTGAGGCTTTCAAGAAAATGCAGAAGTTGAGGTTGCTCGTCCTGGTTAATGTGGATAAAGACAATTCTTCCCCAGATTCCATCCATCTCCCTAAGGCGTTAATGTGGTGTCAATGGCCTAATTGTCCCTTGGTTCCAGAATTCAGCAAGGGTCCAAAGAAGTTAGTTGGACTTGATATGCGGAAGAGCAAGATTAAGGTGCCGGAACAATTTAAG gactttaaaaaattgaagttcataAACTACAGTGAATGCGAGTCACTGATTCATATGCCGGACCTCAAATGTATTCCAGATCTAGAGGAATTGGATCTCCATGGGTGCAAAAACTTGGAGCATGCCCACGAATCACTTGCAGATCACAACAATTTACAGTTGTTGAATTTAAGTGGGTGCTCTAAACTTCATGATTTCCCCAAAATGCTCCGGTCCAAGAAGCTTCAACTTCTCAATCTTAATCTTTGCTCAAAATTGGAAAGCTTCCCTGAAATTCCAGATAAAATGGAAGGTTTGCGAGGACTTTATTTAATTGGGACTTCAATTGAGAAACTTCCCAAGTCCATAGAAAATCTTGTTTCCTTGGAGGAAATGGATTTAAGGTATTGCACGAAACTGAGAATCCTTCCATCTAGCATTTATAGGTTCCAAAATCTGGAAAGGCTGATACTTGAAGGTTGCTCAGGACTAGTCGAGTTTCCAAAGAATGGGGAGGATCCGAAGGATCCCCATACGAAGACAGGATTTCCTAAGTTATATGTTTTAAACCTTCGTGGATGCAATCTATCAAAAGTAGACTTCTTGGAGAGTTCCTGTTTTCCTGTCTTAAGAGCATTGTATTTGTTGGGAAACAATTTTGCTACCCTTCCTACATGCGGACAACTCCATAATTTGCTGTGGTTGGATGTTTCGCATACCCAACAACTACAAGAGATCCCCAAGATGCCAGGGCAATTGCCTCGTCTATATGCAATTGGTTGCGAATCTCTGAGTAAATTCCCCCCTGACACATTCGAAGTTCAAG GAATTTCGTCCCAAAACCGATTGCCGAGTTATTCTACCTCAAGGAGAGATGCCAGCATCTTTGCTCCCTGA